One Cyprinus carpio isolate SPL01 chromosome B25, ASM1834038v1, whole genome shotgun sequence genomic region harbors:
- the apba2a gene encoding amyloid-beta A4 precursor protein-binding family A member 2 isoform X1: MKPVMALRRRPGTRAIVSELNSSAPSTAAVGSEKISGDGVDPVPEELGQEKLDIQPPSPVPARYCLSDGSEDDSIQGESPLQQDSMEEDSLSEYDNVVSGEEEEEEHDYEEDEELQTEADRMTYYVHCCPEDESYMEGMDCHEGVDGAECPGTSRDVQESCKPEEAWEHSEGFYKVLQQDSTTTVYKRPEPIVETTFVQAPMAEDEVDEEETEEEAEEEDSEEEDNVGFFHYKGKEAELNNNEIPSKGADDFRRDGRSCPQESSCAKVGQESDAGSNYRRNQDIPKNPRDVPPGSSCPPGDRKERVREECASDCPKDCDVPVVRESRGNSRQSFRYRGHQSERVNKRDTAYQDGSRVGNKAKFADPEDRGIWKKRHLLKYSMEDDRDGDGKLSHEQSKSPGDSKNRGQDHPACSHKPKGGKERKSIGNVEEEQIENEVKTKLKIAPNNSGSNKGAPDQTNNGKGAPDNSRASSTSSDRRNSQSRAHVNTPVQSPDKQLHKDLAKPVETEKTRPSQEQVSQSSPEESNTGPPSGQKRPQAQRNPSFPSFVDIPGPCEPEDLINGIIFAANYLGSTQLLSDRNPSKSVRMKQAQEAVDCVKSVEGEAQSLTEIDLFISTKAIKVLNADTQETMMDNALRTISYIADIGEVVVLMARRRLSNSSSLDCTDSGLSTESRKQYRMMCYVFESEDAQLIAQSIGQAFSMAYQEFLRANGINPKDLSQKDYSDILNTQEMYNDDLIHFSNSENCKELQLEKQKGETLGVVIVESGWGSILPTVILACMLNNGPAARSGKLNVGDQIMAVNDTSLVGLPLAACQGIIKGLKNHVQVKLSVVSCPPVTTVLIKRPDLQYQLGFSVQNGIICSLMRGGIAERGGVRVGHRIIEINGQSVVAMAHEKIVHALSVSVGEIKMKTMPAVMFRLLTGQETPVYI, from the exons GGCTCTCAGGAGAAGACCGGGGACCAGAGCCATTGTTTCAGAGCTCAACTCGTCAGCCCCTAGCACTGCGGCTGTTGGAAGTGAAAAGATCTCTGGAGATGGAGTTGATCCAGTTCCTGAGGAACTTGGACAAGAAAAGCTGGACATCCAACCACCCTCTCCTGTGCCAGCTAGGTACTGTCTAAGTGATGGGTCTGAGGACGACTCTATCCAAGGCGAAAGCCCTCTTCAGCAGGACAGCATGGAGGAAGACTCACTGTCCGAGTATGATAATGTCGTATCcggggaagaagaagaagaggaacaTGATTACGAGGAAGATGAGGAACTGCAAACTGAAGCAGACAGGATGACCTACTATGTCCACTGTTGTCCTGAAGATGAAAGCTACATGGAAGGAATGGACTGCCATGAAGGTGTGGATGGGGCTGAGTGTCCTGGCACATCTCGGGACGTCCAGGAGAGCTGTAAACCGGAGGAGGCTTGGGAACACTCGGAAGGCTTTTACAAGGTTCTGCAGCAAGACTCAACAACAACGGTCTACAAGCGACCAGAGCCTATTGTGGAGACAACCTTCGTACAAGCCCCCATGGCTGAGGACGAGGTGGATGAAGAAGAGACTGAGGAAGAAGCTGAAGAAGAGGACAGTGAAGAAGAAGACAATGTTGGGTTTTTTCACTACAAAGGGAAAGAAGCAGAGTTGAACAACAATGAGATCCCAAGTAAAGGTGCTGACGACTTTCGCAGAGATGGCAGAAGTTGTCCTCAAGAGTCCAGTTGTGCTAAAGTGGGGCAAGAAAGTGATGCAGGTAGTAACTATAGAAGAAATCAGGACATCCCCAAAAACCCAAGGGATGTCCCTCCAGGGTCAAGTTGTCCTCCTGGGGATCGAAAAGAAAGGGTTCGGGAAGAGTGTGCTAGTGACTGTCCAAAAGATTGTGATGTACCTGTGGTCAGAGAAAGTAGAGGAAACTCTAGACAGAGTTTCAGATATAGAGGACATCAGTCGGAGAGAGTAAACAAAAGAGACACCGCTTACCAGGATGGTAGCAGGGTCGGCAATAAAGCTAAATTCGCAGATCCAGAGGATAGAGGCATttggaaaaaaagacatttgctAAAATACTCCATGGAGGACGACAGGGACGGAGATGGGAAACTTTCACACGAGCAAAGTAAAAGTCCTGGAGACAGCAAAAACAGAGGGCAGGACCATCCCGCTTGTAGTCACAAACCAAAGggtggaaaagagagaaagagcattGGGAATGTTGAGGAAGAGCAGATTGAGAACGAAGTCAAGACCAAACTCAAAATTGCTCCAAACAACTCAGGGAGTAATAAAGGTGCTCCTGATCAGACAAATAATGGGAAAGGGGCTCCTGACAATTCCAGGGCCTCTTCAACATCATCAGACAGGAGAAACAGCCAATCCAGAGCCCATGTTAATACACCTGTGCAGTCACCAGACAAACAGCTACATAAAGACTTGGCCAAACCTGTTGAAACGGAGAAGACAAGGCCTAGTCAGGAACAG GTTTCTCAGAGTAGTCCAGAGGAAAGTAATACAGGGCCACCATCCGGACAAAAGAGACCG CAGGCCCAGAGAAATCCCTCTTTCCCAAGCTTTGTGGATA TCCCTGGTCCATGTGAGCCAGAAGATCTCATCAATGGTATCATCTTTGCCGCAAACTACCTTGGCTCTACCCAACTGCTCTCCGACAGAAACCCTTCCAAAAGCGTACGCATGAAGCAAGCGCAGGAAGCTGTGGACTGCGTTAAG TCTGTAGAGGGTGAAGCTCAGAGTTTAACAGAGATTGACTTGTTCATCTCAACCAAGGCCATCAAGGTGCTCAATGCTGACACACAG GAGACGATGATGGATAACGCCCTCCGCACCATCTCATACATCGCAGACATCGGTGAGGTGGTGGTCCTGATGGCTCGCAGGCGTCTGTCGAACTCCTCATCGCTCGACTGCACAGATTCAGGCCTCAGCACAGAAAGCCGGAAGCAGTACCGCATGATGTGCTACGTCTTTGAGTCAGAGGAT GCCCAGCTCATCGCACAGTCCATCGGTCAGGCGTTCAGCATGGCCTACCAAGAGTTCCTCCGAGCCAATGGGATCAATCCCAAGGACCTCAGCCAGAAAGACTACAGCGATATCCTGAACACGCAGGAGATGTATAATGACGACCTCATCCATTTCTCCAACTCTGAGAACTGTAAAGAG CTTCAGCTAGAGAAGCAGAAGGGCGAGACGCTGGGTGTGGTGATCGTGGAGTCGGGCTGGGGCTCCATCCTGCCCACCGTCATCCTGGCCTGCATGCTGAACAACGGCCCTGCCGCCCGCTCCGGCAAACTCAATGTGGGCGATCAGATCATGGCGGTCAACGACACCAGTCTGGTGGGCCTGCCGCTCGCCGCCTGTCAGGGCATCATCAAG ggccTGAAGAATCACGTTCAGGTGAAACTAAGTGTAGTGAGTTGCCCACCTGTTACTACTGTCCTCATAAAGAGACCCGACCTGCAATACCAGCTGGGGTTCAGTGTTCAGAACGGCATC ATCTGTAGTCTGATGCGTGGAGGTATTGCGGAGAGGGGCGGTGTGCGAGTCGGCCACAGAATAATTGAGATAAACGGACAGAGTGTGGTCGCTATGGCGCATGAGAAAATCGTCCACGCCCTTTCAGTATCTGTAGgagag attaaaatgaaaacgatGCCTGCCGTCATGTTCAGGTTGTTAACTGGTCAAGAGACTCCGGTGTACATATAA
- the apba2a gene encoding amyloid-beta A4 precursor protein-binding family A member 2 isoform X2: MKPVMALRRRPGTRAIVSELNSSAPSTAAVGSEKISGDGVDPVPEELGQEKLDIQPPSPVPARYCLSDGSEDDSIQGESPLQQDSMEEDSLSEYDNVVSGEEEEEEHDYEEDEELQTEADRMTYYVHCCPEDESYMEGMDCHEGVDGAECPGTSRDVQESCKPEEAWEHSEGFYKVLQQDSTTTVYKRPEPIVETTFVQAPMAEDEVDEEETEEEAEEEDSEEEDNVGFFHYKGKEAELNNNEIPSKGADDFRRDGRSCPQESSCAKVGQESDAGSNYRRNQDIPKNPRDVPPGSSCPPGDRKERVREECASDCPKDCDVPVVRESRGNSRQSFRYRGHQSERVNKRDTAYQDGSRVGNKAKFADPEDRGIWKKRHLLKYSMEDDRDGDGKLSHEQSKSPGDSKNRGQDHPACSHKPKGGKERKSIGNVEEEQIENEVKTKLKIAPNNSGSNKGAPDQTNNGKGAPDNSRASSTSSDRRNSQSRAHVNTPVQSPDKQLHKDLAKPVETEKTRPSQEQVSQSSPEESNTGPPSGQKRPAQRNPSFPSFVDIPGPCEPEDLINGIIFAANYLGSTQLLSDRNPSKSVRMKQAQEAVDCVKSVEGEAQSLTEIDLFISTKAIKVLNADTQETMMDNALRTISYIADIGEVVVLMARRRLSNSSSLDCTDSGLSTESRKQYRMMCYVFESEDAQLIAQSIGQAFSMAYQEFLRANGINPKDLSQKDYSDILNTQEMYNDDLIHFSNSENCKELQLEKQKGETLGVVIVESGWGSILPTVILACMLNNGPAARSGKLNVGDQIMAVNDTSLVGLPLAACQGIIKGLKNHVQVKLSVVSCPPVTTVLIKRPDLQYQLGFSVQNGIICSLMRGGIAERGGVRVGHRIIEINGQSVVAMAHEKIVHALSVSVGEIKMKTMPAVMFRLLTGQETPVYI; the protein is encoded by the exons GGCTCTCAGGAGAAGACCGGGGACCAGAGCCATTGTTTCAGAGCTCAACTCGTCAGCCCCTAGCACTGCGGCTGTTGGAAGTGAAAAGATCTCTGGAGATGGAGTTGATCCAGTTCCTGAGGAACTTGGACAAGAAAAGCTGGACATCCAACCACCCTCTCCTGTGCCAGCTAGGTACTGTCTAAGTGATGGGTCTGAGGACGACTCTATCCAAGGCGAAAGCCCTCTTCAGCAGGACAGCATGGAGGAAGACTCACTGTCCGAGTATGATAATGTCGTATCcggggaagaagaagaagaggaacaTGATTACGAGGAAGATGAGGAACTGCAAACTGAAGCAGACAGGATGACCTACTATGTCCACTGTTGTCCTGAAGATGAAAGCTACATGGAAGGAATGGACTGCCATGAAGGTGTGGATGGGGCTGAGTGTCCTGGCACATCTCGGGACGTCCAGGAGAGCTGTAAACCGGAGGAGGCTTGGGAACACTCGGAAGGCTTTTACAAGGTTCTGCAGCAAGACTCAACAACAACGGTCTACAAGCGACCAGAGCCTATTGTGGAGACAACCTTCGTACAAGCCCCCATGGCTGAGGACGAGGTGGATGAAGAAGAGACTGAGGAAGAAGCTGAAGAAGAGGACAGTGAAGAAGAAGACAATGTTGGGTTTTTTCACTACAAAGGGAAAGAAGCAGAGTTGAACAACAATGAGATCCCAAGTAAAGGTGCTGACGACTTTCGCAGAGATGGCAGAAGTTGTCCTCAAGAGTCCAGTTGTGCTAAAGTGGGGCAAGAAAGTGATGCAGGTAGTAACTATAGAAGAAATCAGGACATCCCCAAAAACCCAAGGGATGTCCCTCCAGGGTCAAGTTGTCCTCCTGGGGATCGAAAAGAAAGGGTTCGGGAAGAGTGTGCTAGTGACTGTCCAAAAGATTGTGATGTACCTGTGGTCAGAGAAAGTAGAGGAAACTCTAGACAGAGTTTCAGATATAGAGGACATCAGTCGGAGAGAGTAAACAAAAGAGACACCGCTTACCAGGATGGTAGCAGGGTCGGCAATAAAGCTAAATTCGCAGATCCAGAGGATAGAGGCATttggaaaaaaagacatttgctAAAATACTCCATGGAGGACGACAGGGACGGAGATGGGAAACTTTCACACGAGCAAAGTAAAAGTCCTGGAGACAGCAAAAACAGAGGGCAGGACCATCCCGCTTGTAGTCACAAACCAAAGggtggaaaagagagaaagagcattGGGAATGTTGAGGAAGAGCAGATTGAGAACGAAGTCAAGACCAAACTCAAAATTGCTCCAAACAACTCAGGGAGTAATAAAGGTGCTCCTGATCAGACAAATAATGGGAAAGGGGCTCCTGACAATTCCAGGGCCTCTTCAACATCATCAGACAGGAGAAACAGCCAATCCAGAGCCCATGTTAATACACCTGTGCAGTCACCAGACAAACAGCTACATAAAGACTTGGCCAAACCTGTTGAAACGGAGAAGACAAGGCCTAGTCAGGAACAG GTTTCTCAGAGTAGTCCAGAGGAAAGTAATACAGGGCCACCATCCGGACAAAAGAGACCG GCCCAGAGAAATCCCTCTTTCCCAAGCTTTGTGGATA TCCCTGGTCCATGTGAGCCAGAAGATCTCATCAATGGTATCATCTTTGCCGCAAACTACCTTGGCTCTACCCAACTGCTCTCCGACAGAAACCCTTCCAAAAGCGTACGCATGAAGCAAGCGCAGGAAGCTGTGGACTGCGTTAAG TCTGTAGAGGGTGAAGCTCAGAGTTTAACAGAGATTGACTTGTTCATCTCAACCAAGGCCATCAAGGTGCTCAATGCTGACACACAG GAGACGATGATGGATAACGCCCTCCGCACCATCTCATACATCGCAGACATCGGTGAGGTGGTGGTCCTGATGGCTCGCAGGCGTCTGTCGAACTCCTCATCGCTCGACTGCACAGATTCAGGCCTCAGCACAGAAAGCCGGAAGCAGTACCGCATGATGTGCTACGTCTTTGAGTCAGAGGAT GCCCAGCTCATCGCACAGTCCATCGGTCAGGCGTTCAGCATGGCCTACCAAGAGTTCCTCCGAGCCAATGGGATCAATCCCAAGGACCTCAGCCAGAAAGACTACAGCGATATCCTGAACACGCAGGAGATGTATAATGACGACCTCATCCATTTCTCCAACTCTGAGAACTGTAAAGAG CTTCAGCTAGAGAAGCAGAAGGGCGAGACGCTGGGTGTGGTGATCGTGGAGTCGGGCTGGGGCTCCATCCTGCCCACCGTCATCCTGGCCTGCATGCTGAACAACGGCCCTGCCGCCCGCTCCGGCAAACTCAATGTGGGCGATCAGATCATGGCGGTCAACGACACCAGTCTGGTGGGCCTGCCGCTCGCCGCCTGTCAGGGCATCATCAAG ggccTGAAGAATCACGTTCAGGTGAAACTAAGTGTAGTGAGTTGCCCACCTGTTACTACTGTCCTCATAAAGAGACCCGACCTGCAATACCAGCTGGGGTTCAGTGTTCAGAACGGCATC ATCTGTAGTCTGATGCGTGGAGGTATTGCGGAGAGGGGCGGTGTGCGAGTCGGCCACAGAATAATTGAGATAAACGGACAGAGTGTGGTCGCTATGGCGCATGAGAAAATCGTCCACGCCCTTTCAGTATCTGTAGgagag attaaaatgaaaacgatGCCTGCCGTCATGTTCAGGTTGTTAACTGGTCAAGAGACTCCGGTGTACATATAA